CGCATTCCGTCGCTGTGCTGCGGTATTCAGGGATTCAAGCCCTCTGTTGGGAGACTCCCCTTTGCCGGTCAAACACCACCTGGGCGGATTGGCCTTGCGGGAGGCATCGCAGTCGCAACTGGGCCTCTTTGCACCTCTGCGCGCGATGCAGAGTTGTTCTTCAAAACGGTCGTCTCATCCCATCCGGAGAATCTGGACGACAATTCTCTTGGGTTCCCGTACATTGAGCCACCGAAGCTAGAATCGCCACTCACTATCGGAGTCTTACCAGAGGATCCCGCTTTTCCACTCCATCCTTGTATGCAGCGGACTATAGACACCGCGACTCGCAAGCTTGCCACGTCTGGCCATCGAATTGTAAATCTCTCCTTAGATGAGATTCCGTCTTTGGCAGATGCTTGCGACCTAGCTTTCCGCTTCTTCAATATGGATCCGGACCGCACGCCGTTGCGCAATGTGGCCAACGGGGGTGAACCGTACATTCCATCGCTCAGTATGATATACAATCTTGAAAACACCGGTCCCGAGCCCACCTTGCGCCAGCTATATGATTTTAATATCGCCAAGGCACAAGTTGCAGCGAAGATGCGGCAGGCCTGGTTGAAAAGCGGCGTTGACGTGGTTTTGGGCCCTGGCTACCAAAGCTGCGCGCCTCTCAACGATACATACGGCAATACTATCTACACAGTTATCTGGAATATGGTGGATGTAGGCGCTCCCTCTGCTTTGAAAATTTTGGATATTTATGCTGAACTTATGCAGTACCCTGCTTGTGTAATCCCATTCAGATACGCAAATCAAGCTGCTGATGCCGAGTTCGTGCGCGACGTGGCGTATACTCCTGAGTGTAGGGCTTACTCCTTTATTCCTGATTAAAGATGCTAACAGTACTAGACAACCCCGAGGAGGTAGAAGGAGCACCCTGCCATGTGCAGTTAGTTGGCAGGCGGCTGAAGGATGAAGTCTTCCTCCAACATGCGAAAGTGGTCGAGAAGGTGCTGGGCGAGTAGGCTAAATAGGCCGAATGTACCGGAATATGAACAAGGATTTGCCAGATAGCTCTGCAGGAACAGATTACAGGAACATGTCACTTAATAATAACTGTTTTGGATATCCCGCCCTTATACAGGGGTACAAGTTCGCATCGCCTGGCTAGATCGTGCTCCCCCTTTGTCTGCCAGCAGTGAGCACCCTTTGCATGTTGCACAAAGTTTGCTTTAAGCAAGGGAGCAACAATTAACCGGCAATTACCCCGATCCAGAgtcttggagtcttggacTCTTGGACTCTTGGGTCGTAGAACCCCGCGAGTCAGATAGAATGCGATCTACAGCCAAGGCGGAGGAAGGCACAACAGCCTGATCCCATCCggttcttcctttctctgcCTGTTGCCGGCCTCTCCCCTGTTCACTCTGGCCAACCATAATACTGCCCGCTTCTTTTTCGCTCACTTTGTCTGCGACAAGACGCGGAGAATGTCCAGCCAAGCCTCAACTTCTGGGCGCATTTCCGTGACAATCCAGGCCCGGCCGGTGCACGCCGCACATTCTCTCTGGGCATAGCTATTAAAATGAGCCATTGCCCCCTGTAAGGAGCCCGCGGGGTACCAACTTTGTGTGTTTGTGCTTGGACTGTCTTTAGCTATGCGTTCGCTTACTTCGACAGTTTCGACCGTCCTCCTGGCGGCTACACTTGCCGCTGGACAGGCCATAACGTGGGATGAAGCATACCAGAAAGCAGCAACAGACCTGGCAGCGCTAAGCCAGGATGAAAAGGTCGGTATCGTAACCGGCGTGACCTGGATGCAGGGCCCCTGTGTCGGGAATACGTACAAGCCCGAGTCGATTTCCTACCCGTCACTGTGTCTCCAGGACGGGCCGTTGAGCGTGCGCTTTGCGAATCCCGTTACTGTGTTTCCGGCTGGAATCAATGCTGGTGCGACGTGGGATCGCGAACTTATCCGGGCTCGTGGAGCTGCAATGGGTGAGCAGTCCAAGGCGCTCGGCGTGCATGTCCAGCTTGGGCCTGCCCTTGGTGCTCTAGGGAAGATTCCTAGTGCGGGCAGAAATTGGGAGGGTTTCTCAAACGATCCGTATCTTATGGGGATTGCCACTTCGGAGGCAGTTCAGGGTATGCAGGGGAGTGGTGTACAGGCCTGTGCCAAAGTATGCTCTTCAAGTAAACTGGGTTGTTCAATGCTAATCGTGATAGCACTTCATTCTCAATGAGCAAGAGCATAACCGCGAGACTATTAGCTCCGTTGCTGACGACCGGACAATGCATGAGCTGTATCTCTGGCCGTTCTATGACGCCGTCAAGGCGAATGTCGCCTCTGTTATGTGCTCTTATAACAAAGTCAACGGGACTTGGGCCTGCGAGAACGACGCCATCCTAAACGGTCTGCTCAAAGGCGAGCTGGGCTTCAAAGGCCATGTCCTCTCCGATTGGAATGCACAACATAGTACAGTCAAGAGTGCAGTAGAAGGCCTCGATATGACCATGCCAGGCTCTGACTTCAATCAACCACCCGGTAGCATATACTGGGGCGATAACTTGGCTGCGGCGATTACAAACGGCTCTGTCCCCCAGGAGCGCCTCGATGATATGGTGACTCGTGTTGTCGCATCGTGGTATCTGCTCGGCCAGGACAAGGGCTATCCTGAAGTCGCATTTAGCAGCTGGGATGGGGGTGTGGCGTCTGTTAATGTGACGACACCTGAGCATGGCGATCTTGCACGGAAGATTGCGCGAGACTCTATCGTGTTGCTCAAGAATAATAACCACAGCCTGCCACTGGGCACTCCTGCCAGTCTTGCGATTATTGGATCTGATGCCATTGTTAACCCAGACGGCGCCAACGCGTGTGAAGACCGGGGCTGCAAC
This is a stretch of genomic DNA from Aspergillus puulaauensis MK2 DNA, chromosome 8, nearly complete sequence. It encodes these proteins:
- a CDS encoding uncharacterized protein (COG:I,J,T;~EggNog:ENOG410PH99;~InterPro:IPR023631,IPR036928;~PFAM:PF01425) — protein: MVNILTEAGAVIYVKTHLPQTMMAADSHTNVFGRTRNPYGRNLTAGGSCGGEGALIAMRGSILGAGTDVAGSLRIPSLCCGIQGFKPSVGRLPFAGQTPPGRIGLAGGIAVATGPLCTSARDAELFFKTVVSSHPENLDDNSLGFPYIEPPKLESPLTIGVLPEDPAFPLHPCMQRTIDTATRKLATSGHRIVNLSLDEIPSLADACDLAFRFFNMDPDRTPLRNVANGGEPYIPSLSMIYNLENTGPEPTLRQLYDFNIAKAQVAAKMRQAWLKSGVDVVLGPGYQSCAPLNDTYGNTIYTVIWNMVDYPACVIPFRYANQAADAEFVRDVAYTPEYNPEEVEGAPCHVQLVGRRLKDEVFLQHAKVVEKVLGE
- a CDS encoding beta-glucosidase (COG:G;~EggNog:ENOG410PG84;~InterPro:IPR017853,IPR036962,IPR002772,IPR036881, IPR026891,IPR013783,IPR001764;~PFAM:PF14310,PF00933,PF01915;~SECRETED:SignalP(1-20);~go_function: GO:0004553 - hydrolase activity, hydrolyzing O-glycosyl compounds [Evidence IEA];~go_process: GO:0005975 - carbohydrate metabolic process [Evidence IEA]), with the protein product MRSLTSTVSTVLLAATLAAGQAITWDEAYQKAATDLAALSQDEKVGIVTGVTWMQGPCVGNTYKPESISYPSLCLQDGPLSVRFANPVTVFPAGINAGATWDRELIRARGAAMGEQSKALGVHVQLGPALGALGKIPSAGRNWEGFSNDPYLMGIATSEAVQGMQGSGVQACAKHFILNEQEHNRETISSVADDRTMHELYLWPFYDAVKANVASVMCSYNKVNGTWACENDAILNGLLKGELGFKGHVLSDWNAQHSTVKSAVEGLDMTMPGSDFNQPPGSIYWGDNLAAAITNGSVPQERLDDMVTRVVASWYLLGQDKGYPEVAFSSWDGGVASVNVTTPEHGDLARKIARDSIVLLKNNNHSLPLGTPASLAIIGSDAIVNPDGANACEDRGCNTGTLAQGWGSGTAEYPYLVAPLDAIKEKLSAGTNIVTSTTDEASAGASAAASAETAIVFITSDSGEGYITVEDHAGDRNHLDPWHNGNALVQAVARTNTPTIVVVHSVGPITLETILAEPNVVAIVWAGLPGQESGHALVDVLFGDQSPSGKLPYTIGKSEKDYGATWTTELTDNFSEGLFIDYRHFDQNEIQPRYEFGFGLSYTTFNYSTLATAVIAKPGPTTGETVVGGPSDLFASVGTVSAYVNNTGKVTGAEVAQLYIGYPDSAPSTPPKQLRGFDKLSLTPGESGLAVFELTRRDISYWDVVRQKWVVPEGAFRVYVGSSSRDIRLTGSFTV